In the genome of Phalacrocorax aristotelis chromosome 22, bGulAri2.1, whole genome shotgun sequence, one region contains:
- the ROBO4 gene encoding roundabout homolog 4 isoform X4, with amino-acid sequence MASGWVMALGLGLCLVVLRQGGCYPPSAATAPQTAAALRENFRLQPGDLVATAGQALELDCVPPSGHPEPRVTWKKDGVTLNLTGDRYAVTNGKLRVAPARRSDSGLYVCVAANTAGERESRGARVSVLEKPTIVRRPSDAMVVAGSTVELRCGAQGDPAPRVQWHKERGDLPWGRHEVDQEHTLRLHAVTPADAGTYVCTAQSQLGTAAAAAHLHVEDQLPMGRREAAPWDLLAVRLHLDNGTVLPTTAAVQLRWQMLTPALVPEGYVVLYRCLLPASPSWDQHDAGRELSTVIPALRRGYVYEFKVRPYVGGTQGLDSNIRHLWIPEEVPSAAPQHVTLGQAEMENGTVVVSWEPPPPEAHNGIIQGYKVWSMGEGWQRPTNRTVDGGTHRLETLLPSPGAKFCVQVAAFNSAGLGVPSNATCSILGLMAESNRVVRVLQQPAVIAAAGSLLWLALFALLLLVCQRRASQDAATRRRLVAGDSPWLSGPWKRSCAPRNLSSSSSLSSRLLGSDGKDPHPSTLSLEPSSLGPPTPPNRSSLRGGHPSPLGDTGCCSGGHPGVRTSPSTPNPAPWERIHKRELHQVHSTPVLMGGPGHVPVTGSGGEWGMDFGLAAGWPQRRGRDGDTTTAVLAGGDPRQLPVFSSPKPRRGSVSLASGVTGSPVTPLRPPHAWHPPVTRSPATACPRDMSLVTRHPKDLSPVTGIPRDKSPATRRPRDMSLVAESPRDVSPVTRRPRDTSLVIESPRDVSPAARHPRDMSPVTESPRDVTPATRHPRDMSPVAESPRDVTPATQHPRDMSPATESPKDMFLATRHPKDPSPATRNQKDTISATRHPEDTSLISRCPRDMSLMTRHPKEMSLVPSQCGDMFLGSRYPRDMSAATRQPRDPSPVTKHQRNMSPATRHPKDTSPPGGHPRDTLLVTGLPKEKSPAIRHHRDAFLSTRYPKEMSPATGYPKDTSPDTRHPRDTSPITRHPTEMSPVTSHCEDTFLVTRYAEDTSPATRHPRDTSPVTRHPEEISPVAGHRRDMFLGNRYPKHMSLVTRYPKDMFLDTRHPRDKSLARRHAKDMSLTTRHPRDRSPVTRRLSSAFSDGVLTPQQVAEDLEMDQDTTCPSPPAPTTPQSFSLPHTYGYIYGPPASELGEEEEEEEEEEEEEQPTMRGSPGGSLLNGWGSVSEDNFASARCSLVSSCDGSFLLDASFARVLAVAVDGLCFSLEDADGGYGAGPSPPPSPLEGVFSPGVPIPTWDWGTELGVPQRTGTEAATGIPQHSGHGIGSGSPWARASGEPRTGGTGAWWSPGCRAQQGQSPLGSAKIQLY; translated from the exons ATGGCGAGCGGCTGGGTGATGGCGCTGGGCCTGGGGCTCTGCCTCGTCGTGCTGCGCCAGGGAG GCTGCTACCCCCCCAGCGCAGCCACAGCACCCCAAACCGCAGCTG CACTGCGGGAGAATTTCCGCCTGCAGCCGGGTGATTTGGTGGCCACAGCGGGGCAAGCACTGGAGCTGGATTGCGTGCCACCCTCGGGGCACCCCGAACCCCGTGTCACCTGGAAGAAGGATGGGGTGACCTTGAACTTGACTGGCGACCGGTACGCGGTCACCAATGGGAAGTTGCGGGTGGCACCGGCACGACGGAGCGACTCCGGGCTCTACGTCTGCGTGGCAGCCAACACGGCGGGCGAGAGGGAGAGCCGGGGCGCCCGTGTCTCCGTCCTGG AGAAGCCGACCATCGTGCGGCGCCCGAGCGATGCCATGGTGGTGGCTGGCAGCACCGTGGAGCTGCGCTGTGGCGCCCAAGGTGACCCAGCACCGCGGGTGCAGTGGCACAAGGAGCGTGGGGACCTGCCCTGGGGCAG GCATGAGGTGGACCAGGAGCACACGTTGCGCCTCCACGCTGTGACGCCCGCTGATGCCGGCACCTACGTGTGTACAGCGCAGAGCCAGCTAGGCAccgccgccgcagccgcccaccTCCACGTGGAGG aCCAGCTGCCAATGGGCCGGCGGGAGGCTGCGCCGTGGGACCTGCTGGCTGTGAGGCTGCACCTGGACAATGGCACTGTGCTGCCCACCACTGCCGCTGTCCAGCTCCGCTGGCAG ATGCTGACGCCGGCACTGGTGCCAGAGGGCTATGTGGTGCTGTAccgctgcctgctccctgccagcccctcctGGGACCAACACGATGCAGGCAGGGAGCTCAGCACCGTCATCCCCGCGCTCCGCAGGGGCTACGTGTACGAGTTCAAGGTCCGCCCCTACGTTGGAGGGACCCAGGGTTTGGACAGCAACATCAGGCACCTCTGGATACCTGAGGAAG TACCAAGTGCAGCGCCCCAGCACGTCACCCTGGGCCAGGCTGAGATGGAGAATGGCACCGTGGTCGTGAGCTGGGAACCACCTCCTCCTGAGGCCCACAATGGCATCATCCAGGGCTACAAG GTCTGGTCAATGGGTGAAGGCTGGCAGCGCCCCACCAATAGGACAGTGGATGGAGGCACCCACCGCCTGGAAACCCTCCTCCCAAGCCCTGGGGCCAAATTCTGTGTCCAGGTGGCGGCTTTCAACAgtgcggggctgggggtccccagCAATGCCACCTGCAGCATCCTGG GGCTGATGGCGGAGAGCAACAGGGTGGTACGGGTGCTACAGCAGCCCGCTGTCATCGCAGCTGCTGGctcactgctctggttggccttgtttgccctcctcctcctcgtctgCCAGCGCCGCGCCAGCCAGGACGCCGCGACTCGCCGCAG GCTGGTGGCTGGTGACTCACCGTGGCTCAGTGGTCCGTGGAAACGCAGCTGTGCCCCGCGaaacctcagcagcagcagcagcctcagtAGCCGGCTCCTGGGCAGCGATGGCAAGGACCCCCACCCCTCCA cccTGTCCTTGGAGCCATCAAGCCTCggcccccccacgccccccaaCCGCAGCAGCCTCCGCGGTGGGCACCCATCGCCCCTTGGGGACACCGGGTGCTGCAGTGGGGGGCACCCCGGAGTGCGAACCTCGCCCAGCACCCCGAACCCGGCACCCTGGGAGCGCATCCACAAGAGAG AGCTGCACCAAGTGCACAGCACCCCAGTGCTCATGGGTGGCCCTGGCCACGTCCCTGTCACCGGGAGCGGAGGTGAGTGGGGGATGGATTTTGGGCTGGCAGCCGGGTGGCCTCAGCGAAGGGGACGTGACGGTGACACCACCACCGCCGTGCTAGCCGGAGGGGACCCACGGCAGCTGCCAGTCTTCAGCTCCCCAAAACCACGGCGGGGCAGCGTCTCGCTGGCCTCTGGTGTCACTGGGTCACCAGTGACACCTCTGAGGCCACCCCATGCCTGGCACCCGCCGGTGACCCG GTCCCCGGCCACTGCATGCCCCAGGGACATGTCCTTGGTCACCAGGCACCCCAAGGACCTGTCCCCAGTCACTGGGATCCCCAGGGACAAATCTCCAGCCACCCGGCGCCCCAGGGACATGTCCCTGGTCGCTGAGAGTCCCAGGGATGTGTCACCAGTAACCCGGCGCCCCAGGGACACATCCCTGGTCATTGAGAGCCCCAGGGATGTGTCACCAGCCGCCCGGCACCCCAGGGACATGTCTCCAGTCACTGAGAGTCCCAGGGATGTGACACCAGCCACCCGGCACCCCAGGGACATGTCCCCGGTTGCTGAGAGTCCCAGGGATGTGACACCAgccacccagcaccccagggacaTGTCCCCAGCCACTGAGAGCCCCAAGGACATGTTCCTGGCCACCAGGCACCCCAAGGACCCATCACCAGCCACCAGGAACCAGAAGGACACAATCTCGGCCACCAGGCACCCTGAGGACACATCTCTGATCTCCAGGTGCCCCAGGGACATGTCCCTGATGACCAGGCACCCCAAGGAGATGTCCCTGGTCCCCAGTCAATGTGGAGACATGTTCCTGGGCAGCAGGTACCCCAGGGACATGTCCGCAGCCACCAGACAACCCAGGGACCCATCACCGGTGACCAAGCACCAGAGGAACATGTCACCAGCCACCAGGCACCCCAAGGACACGTCCCCACCCGGTGGGCACCCAAGGGACACATTGCTGGTCACTGGGCTCCCCAAGGAGAAATCCCCAGCCATCAGGCACCACAGGGACGCATTCCTGTCCACCAG ATACCCAAAGGAAATGTCCCCAGCTACCGGGTACCCGAAGGACACATCCCCAGACACCAGGCACCCCAGGGATACATCCCCCATCACCAGGCACCCAACGGAGATGTCCCCAGTCACCAGTCACTGCGAGGACACATTCTTGGTTACCAG GTACGCTGAGGACACCTCACCAGCCACCAGGCACCCAAGGGACACATCTCCAGTCACCAGGCACCCTGAAGAGATATCCCCAGTCGCTGGTCACCGAAGGGACATGTTCTTGGGCAACAGGTACCCCAAGCACATGTCCCTGGTCACCAGATACCCCAAGGACATGTTCCTAGACACCAGGCATCCCAGAGACAAGTCCCTGGCCAGAAGACACGCCAAGGACATGTCCCTGACCACCAGGCACCCAAGGGACAGGTCCCCAGTCACCAGGCGCCTCTCGTCAGCATTCAGCGATGGGGTCCTCACGCCGCAGCAGGTGGCTGAGGACTTGGAGATGGACCAGGACACCACCTGCCCCAG ccccccagcaCCAACCACGCCACAGTCCTTCTCGCTGCCACACACCTATGGCTACATCTATGGGCCACCAGCCTCCGAgctgggtgaggaggaggaggaggaggaggaagaggaggaggaagagcagccaACAATGAGGGGCTCGCCAGGAGGGTCACTGCTGAATGGGTGGGGGTCTGTCTCGGAGGACAACTTCGCCAGTGCCCGCTGCAGCTTGGTGAGCTCCTGCGATGGCTCCTTCCTCCTGGACGCCAGCTTCGCCCGGGTGCTGGCCGTGGCCGTCGATGGCCTCTGCTTCAGCCTCGAGGATGCCGATGGGGGCTACGGGG CAGGTccctcaccaccaccatcaccctTGGAGGGGGTCTTCTCACCCGGGGTCCCCATCCCCACCTGGGACTGGGGGACAGAGCTGGGGGTCCCACAGAGAACTGGGACAGAGGCAGCCACAGGCATCCCACAGCACA gtgGCCACGGGATTGGGAGTGGCAGCCCCTGGGCCAGGGCAAGTGGCGAGCCAAGGACAGGAGGGACAGGAGCATGGTGGTCCCCAGGGTGTAGGGCGCAGCAAGGCCAGAGTCCCCTTGGCTCAGCTAAAATCCAGCTTTATTAA
- the ROBO4 gene encoding roundabout homolog 4 isoform X12, with protein sequence MASGWVMALGLGLCLVVLRQGGCYPPSAATAPQTAAALRENFRLQPGDLVATAGQALELDCVPPSGHPEPRVTWKKDGVTLNLTGDRYAVTNGKLRVAPARRSDSGLYVCVAANTAGERESRGARVSVLEKPTIVRRPSDAMVVAGSTVELRCGAQGDPAPRVQWHKERGDLPWGRHEVDQEHTLRLHAVTPADAGTYVCTAQSQLGTAAAAAHLHVEDQLPMGRREAAPWDLLAVRLHLDNGTVLPTTAAVQLRWQMLTPALVPEGYVVLYRCLLPASPSWDQHDAGRELSTVIPALRRGYVYEFKVRPYVGGTQGLDSNIRHLWIPEEVPSAAPQHVTLGQAEMENGTVVVSWEPPPPEAHNGIIQGYKVWSMGEGWQRPTNRTVDGGTHRLETLLPSPGAKFCVQVAAFNSAGLGVPSNATCSILGLMAESNRVVRVLQQPAVIAAAGSLLWLALFALLLLVCQRRASQDAATRRRLVAGDSPWLSGPWKRSCAPRNLSSSSSLSSRLLGSDGKDPHPSSKPQGWEPHPEPWDPHPSTLSLEPSSLGPPTPPNRSSLRGGHPSPLGDTGCCSGGHPGVRTSPSTPNPAPWERIHKRELHQVHSTPVLMGGPGHVPVTGSGGEWGMDFGLAAGWPQRRGRDGDTTTAVLAGGDPRQLPVFSSPKPRRGSVSLASGVTGSPVTPLRPPHAWHPPVTRSPATACPRDMSLVTRHPKDLSPVTGIPRDKSPATRRPRDMSLVAESPRDVSPVTRRPRDTSLVIESPRDVSPAARHPRDMSPVTESPRDVTPATRHPRDMSPVAESPRDVTPATQHPRDMSPATESPKDMFLATRHPKDPSPATRNQKDTISATRHPEDTSLISRCPRDMSLMTRHPKEMSLVPSQCGDMFLGSRYPRDMSAATRQPRDPSPVTKHQRNMSPATRHPKDTSPPGGHPRDTLLVTGLPKEKSPAIRHHRDAFLSTRYPKEMSPATGYPKDTSPDTRHPRDTSPITRHPTEMSPVTSHCEDTFLVTRYPKNMSLAARHPRDMFLITRYAEDTSPATRHPRDTSPVTRHPEEISPVAGHRRDMFLGNRYPKHMSLVTRYPKDMFLDTRHPRDKSLARRHAKDMSLTTRHPRDRSPVTRRLSSAFSDGVLTPQQVAEDLEMDQDTTCPSPPAPTTPQSFSLPHTYGYIYGPPASELGEEEEEEEEEEEEEQPTMRGSPGGSLLNGWGSVSEDNFASARCSLVSSCDGSFLLDASFARVLAVAVDGLCFSLEDADGGYGGPSPPPSPLEGVFSPGVPIPTWDWGTELGVPQRTGTEAATGIPQHSGHGIGSGSPWARASGEPRTGGTGAWWSPGCRAQQGQSPLGSAKIQLY encoded by the exons ATGGCGAGCGGCTGGGTGATGGCGCTGGGCCTGGGGCTCTGCCTCGTCGTGCTGCGCCAGGGAG GCTGCTACCCCCCCAGCGCAGCCACAGCACCCCAAACCGCAGCTG CACTGCGGGAGAATTTCCGCCTGCAGCCGGGTGATTTGGTGGCCACAGCGGGGCAAGCACTGGAGCTGGATTGCGTGCCACCCTCGGGGCACCCCGAACCCCGTGTCACCTGGAAGAAGGATGGGGTGACCTTGAACTTGACTGGCGACCGGTACGCGGTCACCAATGGGAAGTTGCGGGTGGCACCGGCACGACGGAGCGACTCCGGGCTCTACGTCTGCGTGGCAGCCAACACGGCGGGCGAGAGGGAGAGCCGGGGCGCCCGTGTCTCCGTCCTGG AGAAGCCGACCATCGTGCGGCGCCCGAGCGATGCCATGGTGGTGGCTGGCAGCACCGTGGAGCTGCGCTGTGGCGCCCAAGGTGACCCAGCACCGCGGGTGCAGTGGCACAAGGAGCGTGGGGACCTGCCCTGGGGCAG GCATGAGGTGGACCAGGAGCACACGTTGCGCCTCCACGCTGTGACGCCCGCTGATGCCGGCACCTACGTGTGTACAGCGCAGAGCCAGCTAGGCAccgccgccgcagccgcccaccTCCACGTGGAGG aCCAGCTGCCAATGGGCCGGCGGGAGGCTGCGCCGTGGGACCTGCTGGCTGTGAGGCTGCACCTGGACAATGGCACTGTGCTGCCCACCACTGCCGCTGTCCAGCTCCGCTGGCAG ATGCTGACGCCGGCACTGGTGCCAGAGGGCTATGTGGTGCTGTAccgctgcctgctccctgccagcccctcctGGGACCAACACGATGCAGGCAGGGAGCTCAGCACCGTCATCCCCGCGCTCCGCAGGGGCTACGTGTACGAGTTCAAGGTCCGCCCCTACGTTGGAGGGACCCAGGGTTTGGACAGCAACATCAGGCACCTCTGGATACCTGAGGAAG TACCAAGTGCAGCGCCCCAGCACGTCACCCTGGGCCAGGCTGAGATGGAGAATGGCACCGTGGTCGTGAGCTGGGAACCACCTCCTCCTGAGGCCCACAATGGCATCATCCAGGGCTACAAG GTCTGGTCAATGGGTGAAGGCTGGCAGCGCCCCACCAATAGGACAGTGGATGGAGGCACCCACCGCCTGGAAACCCTCCTCCCAAGCCCTGGGGCCAAATTCTGTGTCCAGGTGGCGGCTTTCAACAgtgcggggctgggggtccccagCAATGCCACCTGCAGCATCCTGG GGCTGATGGCGGAGAGCAACAGGGTGGTACGGGTGCTACAGCAGCCCGCTGTCATCGCAGCTGCTGGctcactgctctggttggccttgtttgccctcctcctcctcgtctgCCAGCGCCGCGCCAGCCAGGACGCCGCGACTCGCCGCAG GCTGGTGGCTGGTGACTCACCGTGGCTCAGTGGTCCGTGGAAACGCAGCTGTGCCCCGCGaaacctcagcagcagcagcagcctcagtAGCCGGCTCCTGGGCAGCGATGGCAAGGACCCCCACCCCTCCAGTaagccccagggctgggaacCCCACCCAGAGCCATgggacccccacccctcca cccTGTCCTTGGAGCCATCAAGCCTCggcccccccacgccccccaaCCGCAGCAGCCTCCGCGGTGGGCACCCATCGCCCCTTGGGGACACCGGGTGCTGCAGTGGGGGGCACCCCGGAGTGCGAACCTCGCCCAGCACCCCGAACCCGGCACCCTGGGAGCGCATCCACAAGAGAG AGCTGCACCAAGTGCACAGCACCCCAGTGCTCATGGGTGGCCCTGGCCACGTCCCTGTCACCGGGAGCGGAGGTGAGTGGGGGATGGATTTTGGGCTGGCAGCCGGGTGGCCTCAGCGAAGGGGACGTGACGGTGACACCACCACCGCCGTGCTAGCCGGAGGGGACCCACGGCAGCTGCCAGTCTTCAGCTCCCCAAAACCACGGCGGGGCAGCGTCTCGCTGGCCTCTGGTGTCACTGGGTCACCAGTGACACCTCTGAGGCCACCCCATGCCTGGCACCCGCCGGTGACCCG GTCCCCGGCCACTGCATGCCCCAGGGACATGTCCTTGGTCACCAGGCACCCCAAGGACCTGTCCCCAGTCACTGGGATCCCCAGGGACAAATCTCCAGCCACCCGGCGCCCCAGGGACATGTCCCTGGTCGCTGAGAGTCCCAGGGATGTGTCACCAGTAACCCGGCGCCCCAGGGACACATCCCTGGTCATTGAGAGCCCCAGGGATGTGTCACCAGCCGCCCGGCACCCCAGGGACATGTCTCCAGTCACTGAGAGTCCCAGGGATGTGACACCAGCCACCCGGCACCCCAGGGACATGTCCCCGGTTGCTGAGAGTCCCAGGGATGTGACACCAgccacccagcaccccagggacaTGTCCCCAGCCACTGAGAGCCCCAAGGACATGTTCCTGGCCACCAGGCACCCCAAGGACCCATCACCAGCCACCAGGAACCAGAAGGACACAATCTCGGCCACCAGGCACCCTGAGGACACATCTCTGATCTCCAGGTGCCCCAGGGACATGTCCCTGATGACCAGGCACCCCAAGGAGATGTCCCTGGTCCCCAGTCAATGTGGAGACATGTTCCTGGGCAGCAGGTACCCCAGGGACATGTCCGCAGCCACCAGACAACCCAGGGACCCATCACCGGTGACCAAGCACCAGAGGAACATGTCACCAGCCACCAGGCACCCCAAGGACACGTCCCCACCCGGTGGGCACCCAAGGGACACATTGCTGGTCACTGGGCTCCCCAAGGAGAAATCCCCAGCCATCAGGCACCACAGGGACGCATTCCTGTCCACCAG ATACCCAAAGGAAATGTCCCCAGCTACCGGGTACCCGAAGGACACATCCCCAGACACCAGGCACCCCAGGGATACATCCCCCATCACCAGGCACCCAACGGAGATGTCCCCAGTCACCAGTCACTGCGAGGACACATTCTTGGTTACCAGGTACCCCAAGAATATGtccctggctgccag GCACCCAAGGGACATGTTTCTGATCACCAGGTACGCTGAGGACACCTCACCAGCCACCAGGCACCCAAGGGACACATCTCCAGTCACCAGGCACCCTGAAGAGATATCCCCAGTCGCTGGTCACCGAAGGGACATGTTCTTGGGCAACAGGTACCCCAAGCACATGTCCCTGGTCACCAGATACCCCAAGGACATGTTCCTAGACACCAGGCATCCCAGAGACAAGTCCCTGGCCAGAAGACACGCCAAGGACATGTCCCTGACCACCAGGCACCCAAGGGACAGGTCCCCAGTCACCAGGCGCCTCTCGTCAGCATTCAGCGATGGGGTCCTCACGCCGCAGCAGGTGGCTGAGGACTTGGAGATGGACCAGGACACCACCTGCCCCAG ccccccagcaCCAACCACGCCACAGTCCTTCTCGCTGCCACACACCTATGGCTACATCTATGGGCCACCAGCCTCCGAgctgggtgaggaggaggaggaggaggaggaagaggaggaggaagagcagccaACAATGAGGGGCTCGCCAGGAGGGTCACTGCTGAATGGGTGGGGGTCTGTCTCGGAGGACAACTTCGCCAGTGCCCGCTGCAGCTTGGTGAGCTCCTGCGATGGCTCCTTCCTCCTGGACGCCAGCTTCGCCCGGGTGCTGGCCGTGGCCGTCGATGGCCTCTGCTTCAGCCTCGAGGATGCCGATGGGGGCTACGGGG GTccctcaccaccaccatcaccctTGGAGGGGGTCTTCTCACCCGGGGTCCCCATCCCCACCTGGGACTGGGGGACAGAGCTGGGGGTCCCACAGAGAACTGGGACAGAGGCAGCCACAGGCATCCCACAGCACA gtgGCCACGGGATTGGGAGTGGCAGCCCCTGGGCCAGGGCAAGTGGCGAGCCAAGGACAGGAGGGACAGGAGCATGGTGGTCCCCAGGGTGTAGGGCGCAGCAAGGCCAGAGTCCCCTTGGCTCAGCTAAAATCCAGCTTTATTAA